The proteins below are encoded in one region of Juglans microcarpa x Juglans regia isolate MS1-56 chromosome 4D, Jm3101_v1.0, whole genome shotgun sequence:
- the LOC121261154 gene encoding dehydration-responsive element-binding protein 3-like: MSSEPHNSETESSSNSLSSNPPSPSSPGDIKLQSPESRKDKRIRDSAKKPVYRGVRMRNWGKWVSEIREPRKKSRIWLGTFPTPEMAARAHDVAALSIKGNSAILNFPELAHSLPRPVSLAPRDVQAAAAKAAQMDKFDSPSSSLSSLVSGMDLSKESEELSEIVELPSLGTSYESEYSGKEFVFVDSVDGWEMYSPPWLQSVEDGGYACDQLAVPDQNGAPNSFEAGLYVGYKY, from the coding sequence ATGAGTAGTGAACCCCATAACTCAGAAACAGAAAGCAGCTCCAACTCATTATCATCCAATCCACCATCCCCATCTTCGCCTGGAGATATCAAACTGCAGTCACCAGAGTCCAGAAAAGACAAGCGCATCCGGGACTCCGCCAAGAAACCAGTATACCGCGGCGTCCGCATGAGAAACTGGGGAAAATGGGTGTCCGAAATCCGCGAGCCTAGAAAGAAATCCCGCATTTGGCTCGGCACTTTCCCTACCCCGGAAATGGCCGCTAGAGCCCACGATGTGGCTGCTCTGAGCATCAAAGGAAACTCGGCCATACTCAATTTCCCGGAGCTCGCCCACTCACTGCCCCGCCCGGTCTCGCTCGCTCCACGTGACGTGCAGGCCGCGGCGGCCAAAGCAGCCCAGATGGATAAGTTCGACTCGCCATCGTCGTCGTTGTCGTCGCTGGTTTCGGGGATGGACTTGTCGAAAGAGTCGGAGGAGTTGAGTGAGATCGTAGAGTTGCCGAGTTTGGGGACGAGTTATGAGTCAGAGTACTCGGGGAAGGAGTTCGTGTTCGTGGATTCGGTGGATGGGTGGGAGATGTACTCGCCGCCATGGCTGCAAAGCGTGGAGGATGGTGGGTATGCTTGCGATCAATTGGCAGTGCCAGATCAGAATGGAGCACCAAATAGCTTTGAAGCTGGTTTATATGTGGGATATAAATATTAG